In the Vogesella sp. XCS3 genome, CACGCTGATCTACTCGGCCCATGGTGTGCCGCTGTCGGTACGCGAGGAGGCCGAAGCGCTGGGCCTGACCGTGTACGACGCCACTTGCCCGCTGGTGACCAAGGTGCATGTCGAGGTAAAACGCATGCACCAGGCCGAGATGGAGATCATCATGATCGGCCATAAAGGCCACCCCGAGGTGGAAGGCACCATGGGGCAGGTGCATAGCCGCATGTATCTGGTGGAGTCGGTAGACGATGTGGCCACGCTGCAGGTAGCCAACCCCGCAGCGCTGTCCTACGTGAGCCAGACCACGCTGTCGGTGGACGAAACGCGCGATATCATCGCCGCGCTGAAGGCTCGCTTCCCGGCTATCCACAGCCCGAAGAAAGACGACATCTGCTACGCCACGCAAAACCGCCAGGATGCGGTAAAAGTACTGGCTGACGAGTGCGATATCGTGGTGGTGGTGGGCTCGCCCAATAGCTCCAACTCCAACCGCCTGCGCGAAGTGGCGGCGTTGAAAGGCGTGGATGCCTATATGGTAGACAACGCCAGCCTGCTGCAAGCCGCGTGGTTTGACGGCAAGCAGCGCGTAGGGGTAACTGCCGGTGCCAGCGCCCCGGAGGTGCTGGTTCAGGCGGTCATCGAGCAGATCAAGGCCTTTGGTGCCGACACGGTGAGCGAGCTGGATGGCGTGGAAGAGCACATTACCTTCGCGCTGCCGCCGGGCCTGCGCGACGCCAAGCCCGCAGCCTGATATAGCGCTAGCAGGATGAAAAAGCGGCCAACCCGTTAAAGGTTGGCCGCTTTTCTTATGCTGCCGTGGCGCAGGCCAGGGTTCAAGCGCGTGCCGTGCGCAGGCCAGGGATAGGTAGCTTTTGCAGTAGCAGCCCGCCCAGAATCAAGCCCAGGCCGGTGAGGGTGCTGGGCAGGATGGGCTCGCCCAGCAGCGTGCTGATCAGCATCAGCGACAGGATGGGCGACAGGAAGATCAGGTTGGCAATGCGCGCGGTACTGCTGGTGAGCTTCATGGCCGAGAGCCACAGCACAAAGGTAAAGCCCATTTCCAGCGCGCCAACATAGGCGGCGCCCGCGATGCCTTGCCACGCTACCGGGGTCAGCTCGCCAGTGGCGGCGCACCATAGCAGGGTTAGCGGTAGCGATAACAGGAAGTTCAGCGTGAGGCCCATTACCGGCTCGCGCTCGTCTTTGGCGTTGAACAGCCAGTAGCCCGCCCATAGCAGGGTGGACAGCAAGGCAAAGCCGACGCCGGCCAGGTTGCTGAAATTCAGCGCCAGCGGCGCGCCGCGCGTGGCGATGGTCAGCACGCCGCTATAGCACACCAATGCTGCCAGGCTGTCCTGCAGCTTGAGTTTTTGCCCCAGCACCGGTACGGCCAGCAGGGTCATGGTCAGCGCCCAGGTGTAGTTGATGGCCTGGGCTTCTTGCGCCGGTAGCAGGTCGTAAGCCTGGAACAGGATCAGGTAGTAGGCGAACGGGTTCACCGCGCCCAGTATGGCGCTGCGGCGCCAGTGCTGGCGCAGGGCGGCGGGAAGGGTGGCTAGCCGGCCCTGCCAGCCCAGTATGGCCAGCAGCGACAGCAGCGAGAACACGCTGGCGTACAGCACCAGCTGCGCCGGGCTGAGGTGCGCCAGGCTGAGCTTGAAGGCGCTGGCCACGGTGGACCAGGCCAGTACGGCGGATAAACCAAAAACGTAAGCTTTGTGTTGCGAAGTCAAAATGCGGGGGCTCCTGCCTGTTTCAGGCGCTGGTTCAGTTCGTGGCTCATTAGTTGCAAGGTGGTGCTGGCACTCAGGCCGATGGGGCCACCTTGCGCGGCTTCGTACTGTTCGCCCGCGCAGGCGTGCAGGTCGGCCGCCAGATGGGCAGCATCAAGTAGGGACATGCCTTGTGCCAGCAGGGCGCAAATGGCGCCACCCAGCAAGTCGCCCTGGCCGGCTACGGCTAGTGCCGGGCTGCCGTGTACCAGCAGGCGGTAAGGTTGGCCGCTACTGGCCAGCAGCGTGCCGCTGCCTTTGAGCAGAACGTTGCAGGCAAACTGCCGCGCAAGCTGCTGGGCGGCGGCGATGCGGTCGGCCTGGATCTGCTCGGTGCTGCAGTCCAGCAGGCGCGCGGCTTCGCTGGGGTGCGGCGTGAGCAGCGTAGGGTAGCTGCGCTGGCGCAGGCGTGCCTGTAGCTGGCTGTCGGCAGCCAGCAGGTTCAGCGCATCGGCGTCCAGTACCAGGGTGTTGTCGTGCAGCAGCAGCGCGTCCAGTGCCTGGTGCGCTTGGTCGCTTAGCCCCAGGCCGGGGCCGATCAGCATCACGTTGGCCGCAGGCACATTCATGCCGTCTTGCCAGGGGCGCAGCATCAGCTCGGGGGTGGCCGGGTCCAGTAGCAGTGCGTCTTGCGTATGCACAAATACTTTGCCTGCCCCCAGGGCCAAAGCAGCACGGCCAGCCAGAATGGCGGCGCCACTCATGCCGCGGGCACCGCCAATCACACTGACGCTGCCGTAGCTGCCTTTGTGGCTGCTGTGGCGGCGCTTTAGCGCTAGCGCCGAGGGCACGGCAATGCTGCCGCTGGCTTCCGGGTAGTGGGCAGGCGGGCAATCCAGCAGGGCAATACTGGTGTGGCCGCAGTAGTCGCGCCCTTGGCCGGTATACAGGCCAGGCTTGGGGCAAAGCAGGCTCAGGGTATGGCTGGCGCGTAGCGCGATGCCACGAGGCTGGCCTGTCCAGGCGTCCAGGCCACTGGGGATGTCGATCGCCAGCTTGGGGCAGGGCAGGCTGTTTAGTCGGCGAATCAGATGCAACCACGCGCCGCCGAGTGGCCGGCTCAGCCCGACGCCAAACAGGCCGTCCAGCAGCCAGGCGGGTGTGGTATCGCCCAGGGTTGGCCGCACATTGCCGCCCAACGTTTGCCAGCGTTGCAAGGCGGCTGCGACGGCAGCGTTTACCCGCGGCTCGGGTAGCAGGACTTCTACTGCGTAGCCGGCTTGTTTCAGCAAGCAGGCCGCCAGGATGGCGTCGCCACCGTTATTGCCGGGGCCTGCCGCCACCAGAATGGCCGCAGCGGGCTGGATATGCGCCTGGCACCATTGGGCAATGGCTTGGGCGGCGCGTTGCATTAACTGCAGGCCTGAGGCCTCTGCGTTTTGCTCCAGCTGCCGTAGTGCCTGCAAGGACAGCAGGCTGTGTGCTGGTGTGATCATGCGCGGTCTTCTCCCCAGCGTGGCAGCAGGGTATGCGCGACGCCGACTTGGTCCATGATGCGTGCCACGACAAAGTCCACCATGTCCTGCACGCTTTGCGGGTGGGTATAAAAGCCGGGGCTGGGCGGCAGGATGCACACGCCCAGCCGTGCCAGCTTCAGCATGTTTTCCAGATGAATGGCCGAGAGTGGCGCCTCGCGCGGTACCAGTACCAGCTTGCGCTGTTCCTTGATGCTGACATCGGCGGCACGCTCGATCAGGTTGTCGCTGCTACCGGCTGCGATGGCAGCCAGCGTACCCATCGAGCAGGGGCAGACCACCATGGCATCTGCCGGGTTGGAGCCCGATGCGGGTGGCGCAAACCATTCTTCACGCCCGTAGACGCGCAGCAGGCCTTCGGCTGGCTGGTATTGTGCTTCCAGCCAACTCTGAAAGGCGGCCGGGCGTGACGGCAGGGTCAGGTTCATTTCCTGCTGTGCCACTACCTGGGCTGCCTGGGAATACAGTACCCATACGCGCACGCCGGCTGCGAGCAGGCACTCTATCAGGCGCAGGCCATAGGGCAGCCCGGAGGCGCCGGTCAGGGCGACGGTAATGGTTTGGCTTGGCATGGGGTGAGTTGCTCCAGCAGTTTCAGGGCCAGCAAGCCGGTGGCCATACTGGCCAGCAGGCTGCTAAGCATTAAAGGGGGTAGCAGCTGCCAGACCGCATCGTTGGGGATGAGCCATAGCCGCGCTAGCAGTAATTGTCCTGCAAGATGGGCCATGCCGGCCAGCATACTGTGGCTCAGCACACTGAAATAGCGTGCCGGCAGATGGCTGGCCAGTCCCAGCATCAGCACGCTGCTTGCGCCGCCCGCCAAGCTTAGCCAAAAACCGGGGGTAAACAGGCTGCCCAGCATCAGTCCGGCGGCCACGATGCGCAGCAGGCTCACCCATACGGCGGCACGCCAGCCTAGCTGGTACAGGGCAATCAGGGTAACGATATTGGCCAGGCCGGGTTTGATGCCGGGCAAGGGCGAGGGGATCGCCACCTCCAGTAGCGACAGAGCCAGGCCGACTGCGGCCAACCTGGCCAGCTGCAGGTCGTAGGCGCTGGGCTGTAGCGCGGTGTCAGTATGCCAGCGAGTCATGGCCGCTATCGCCTTCCAGGGTAATGGCCGTGCGGTTGGGCAGGCAGAGTGCGGTACTGCCCGGGCCGCTTAGCCAGCCTTGCTGTACGCAATACTGGCGTGGGCTGGGGTCGGCAGCGATGCGCGCCCGCCCCTGGCGTATTTCGACAATGGTTGGCCCCAGCGGGCCTTGCAAGGTAAACCGGCTATCGAGCCGCAGCGGCCAACGTTGTACCAACTGGCCATTCTGGTACAGCAGCACGTGGCTGGCGCGGCCGCTGTGGTACCACAGAAAATAAAAGCTGCCGAAGCAGCTTAGGGCCAGTATGGCCGCAACCAGCACGTCACCTGCCTTGAACAGGGCCAGATGCACGGCTAGTGGTCGCCGCTGCGGCCACCTAGCTGGCGGTGACGGATCAGCACCTGCTCGTCAGCAAAGCTGGCAGCCAGCCGTTCGGTAAGATAAACCGAGCGGTGCTGGCCACCGGTACAGCCGATGGCGATAGTGACGTAGCTGCGGTTGTCCTGTTTGAAGCGTGGCAGCCAGGTGGCCAGGAAAGTGCGGATATCGTCTTCCATGGCTTGTACTTCCGGCTCGCCGGCAAAGAAGTCGCAGATGGCTTGGTCGCGGCCGGTAAGCGGCCGCAGAGCCTCTTCGTAGTAGGGGTTAGGCAGGCAGCGCACGTCGAACACGAAGTCGGCATCCAGCGGGATGCCGTGCTTGAAGCCGAAAGATTCGAACACCACCGTCATGCGGCTGCCGTCGGCGCCGGCCAGCAGCTTCACATAGCCCCGTAGTGCATTGGCTGACAAGTGGCTGGTGTCGATACGGTGGCCAAGCTCGCCGACATGTTCGAGCATCTCGCGCTCCAGGCGGATGCATTCTTCTACGGTCAGGTGGCCATTGGACAGCGGGTGGCGGCGCCGTGTCTCGGAAAAGCGCTTGACCAAGATATCGGTACTGGCTTCCAGGTAGAGCAGGCGGACGTCGATATCCAGTGCCCGCAGCGCCTTGATGGCATTAGGCAGGGCGGCCAGGGTTGGTGCCGATCGCGTGTCTACGCTGATGGCTATCTGGCTGTGGCCGTGTTCGTGGTACAGCGCAATGGCGTCGGCCAGCATGGTGGGCGGCAAGTTGTCCACACAGTAGTAGCCACTGTCTTCCAGTACGCGCAGTGCAACAGATTTGCCGGAGCCGGATAGGCCACTAATCAGAATCAGCTGCATGTTCCTGGTCCCGTAGCAGATTGGTATGGCGGTCGATGAACTCGCGCGTGCTGTCTATGCCGCGCAACTGCAAAATGTAATTGCGTACGGCGGCTTCTACCAGTACGGCTAGGTTACGGCCGGCTGCGACGGGCAGCACAACCTTGCGTACCGTCACGCCCAGAATGTCCTGGGTCTCGGACTGGATGTTCAAGCGGTCCAGCGCTTGCATGGCCTGGTCGTTGGCTTTCATCAGGTGGATGATCAGCTTGAGTACTTTCTTGGGCCGCACGGCGGTTTCGCCAAAGATGGTACGAATGTTCAGGATGCCCAGGCCGCGCACTTCCAGAAAGTCGCGCAGCAGCGGTGGGCAGCGGCCTTCCAGCGTTTCCGGGCCAATGCGGTAAAGCTCTACCGCATCATCGGCTACCAGGCCGTGGCCGCGCGAGATCAGCTCCAGTGCCAGCTCGCTCTTACCCATGGCCGAGTCGCCCATGATCAGCACGCCGATTTCCAGCACATCCAGAAACACGCCATGCATCACCGTGGATACCGCCAGCGCGCGTGCCAGATAAATGCGCAGCACGTCCATCAGGTAAGGGCTTTCCAGCGGCGTGCTCATCAGTGGCACATTGTGCGTCTGGCAGTAGTCGTGCAGCAGTTTGGGTACGGCTTGGCCGTTGGCGACAATCACCACAGCCATGGTCTTGTGGAACAGCTGGTCCAGCGCGGTGCGGGCTGCTGCTTGTTCCAGCTTGTTCAGGTACTCCACCTCGGCCAGACCCAGCACTTGCACCCGGTTGGGGTGGATAAAGTTCAGGTGGCCGACCAGAGCCTGGGTTGGCCGCTGTTCTTCGTTAGAGATCAGGTTGTCAGAGCCGGCGCGGCTGGCGACCCAGCTCAGGCTCAGCTTGTGCTGATTGTCCTGGTACAGGCGGCGCACACTGATATTAGGCATGGGTGGCGTTTCCGGTGAGCAACTCGTGCAGGGTTAGCGCGTCGCAGCTGGCCATTTTTTCGCGCAGGCTACGGCTGGAAAACAGCTGCGCCAGCTCGGACAGCACCTGCAGGTGCAGGTCGGTAGCCTGCTCGGGTACTAGCAGGACAAACAGCAGGTTGACCGGCTTGCCGTCTGGCGAGTCGAACGGAATAGGGCTGGCCAGGCGTATAAACACGCCGGTGGCCTCTTTCAGGCCTTTTACCCGGCCATGCGGGATGGCTACACCCTGGCCCAGCCCGGTAGAGCCCAGCTTTTCGCGGGCAAACAGACTGTCGAAGATGTCGCTACGGGCGATGCCATGGCTGTTTTCAACCATCAGGCCTACCTGTTCGAAAAGGCGTTTCTTGCTGGATACATCTACATCCGCCAGCACGTTCTGCTGCGGAAGAATCTTGCCAATCAAGCTCATGATTTACATTTGCCGGAAAAAACCGTCGGCCATTCTACGCCGAGTCGGCTGTTTGCAATAGGGCAGGGTAAGACCCGCCTGGGTCGGATAAGTGCCGCTGCGTATCACGCTCATATTGTCTGGCGCCCGGGTTCTGCCTGCCCCGGCACATCCAGGCTGCTCACGCAGATGATGCGGTATGGTTGGCGAATCTGGCGGCCCGGACCGAGCATGCGCATTTTGCCCTGTTTACCCTCTGGTGAAGCATGGAAATCGGCAAGACAGGCAAAAAAATGACCATATTGCGACATGAAAACAAAAACGGGAGCCATCTGGCTCCCGTTCTATTCATCGTGCTGGTTTACAAGGTGGCATCGACCTGCTGGGCATTAACCCGGTGCTCGCCTTGTTTTTCTTTGAACTTCAGTACCTGACGGTCCAGTTTATCCATCAGTGTGTCGATGGCGGCGTACATATCGGCTTCTTCCGATTCGACATGAATGTCTTTGCCTGCCAGATGAACATTGACCTCCGCTTTTTGTACCAGTTTATCAACCGACAGCGTCACGCTAACGCCAATGACATTATCTACGTGGCGGGTGATGCGTTCGAGTTTGCTCTCGATGTACTCACGAATCGATGGGGTAACTTCGAGGTGTAGACCGGTAATTTTGAGGTTCATACCCTGACTCCTTCTGTTAACAGTGCGGTCGGGCTGGCCGCACCGGTGTTTTGGCACTTCTATAAGGCCTTGCGAAGGCTAACTGGCGGAATCTGCATAGCTTCACGATACTTGGCAACCGTACGTCTGGCAACCTGAATACCTTGTGCCGTGAGCTTGTCGGCGATGGCGCTGTCGGAGAGCGGTTTCTTGCCGTCCTCGCTGTCGATAATCTGGCGTATCAGCGCCTTGATGGCGGTGGCAGAGCATTCGCCGCCACTATCCGTTTCCAGTGCATTACCAAAAAAGTATTTCAGCTCGAACAGCCCGCGGCTGCACAGCAGATACTTCTGGGTGGTTACCCTGGAAATGGTGGATTCATGCAAACCCAGCTCATCTGCAATGTCTCGCAGGATCAACGGGCGCATGGCCACTTCACCGAGTTCAAAGAACGCTTGCTGCCTCTCAACTATAGATTCCGACACTTTCAGGATGGTGTCAAACCGTTGCTGAATGTTTTTTACCAGCCATCTGGCCTCTTGTAACTGGCCCGAAAGATTATGGCTACTGTCGCGCTGCTGCAGCATGTTTGCATACAGCTGATTTACTTGAAGTTTTGGCAGCGAGCCCCGATTCAGCTGGGCTACCCAGCGGCCACCACGGCGCACTACATGGATATCCGGCGCGACATAATGTGTCTCGCCCTGGTCAAAACCACTGGTTGGCCGTGGTCTCAGCGTGGCAATAAGACTATGCGCAGCGCGTAATTCGGCCTCGCCCACGCCCAGGATTTTCTTCAGCCTGGTGTAGTCTCGGCTACCCAGCAACGCCAAGTGCTCGCCGGCCAGCAGACGCGCCAGCGGGAGTGACGGCGTGTGCGGTGGCAGGTTGCCCAGCTGCAGTGCCAGAAATTCCCCCAGGTCACGGCTGCCTATGCCCATGGGTTCAAATTGCATCATGAGCTTGCGCAGGGTTTCCAGTTCTTCTGCTTCGACATCCAGCTCCAGCGGTAGTTCAGCGGCAACGTCTTCCAGCGGAGTTTGCAGATAGCCGTCGTCGTCCAGCTCGTCAATCAGCAATGCCAGCAGCGCGCTATCCCGTTGCCCCAGCTGGGTTTCGCGCATCTGTGCCGTGAGGTGCTCGCGCAGGGTGGGGCGGCATGGGGCGTTGAGGATAGGGTCGAATTCGTCGTCCCCATCGCGGCTGCCACCGCTGCTGCCGCTGCCCCAGTCGGTGAGCTCCATACTGTCTTGTTGGCGATCTTCTGCGGTGTCGTTGCTGCTTTCCTGGGGCGCGGGGGCATCGCCTTCTGCTGGCGGGCTGTCGCTACCGTCGCTGCGCTCCAGCAGCGGGTTTTCCAGCAGATAGCGCTCCAGTTCGCTGGACAGGTCTAGCGTGGACATTTGCAGTAGCTTGATGGACTGCTGCAGTTGCGGTGTCAGGGTGAGTTGCTGGCTGACTTTGAGCTGGAGGGTTTGTTTCATTTCGCTTACAGGTGGAAATGCTCGCCCAGGTACACCTGGCGAACCTGTTCGTTGTTAACCAGTTCGTCCGGCAGGCCTGATGCCAGCACGCGGCCTTCAGAAATAATATAGGCGCGGTCGCAGATGCGCAGGGTTTCACGCACATTGTGGTCGGTAATCAGTACGCCGATGCCGCGCTCTTTCAGGAAAGAAATGATTTTCTGGATATCAATCACCGCGATGGGGTCAACACCGGCAAATGGCTCGTCCAGCAGGATGAAACGCGGCTTGGTGGCCAGCACACGGGCAATTTCCACGCGGCGGCGTTCACCGCCCGACAGCGCCATGGCATTGGTTTCGCGCAGGTGGCCGATGTTGAGGTCGTCCAGTAGCAGCTGCAGTTCGTTATCCAGCGCTTCACCCGACAAGCCGGCTACTTCGAGCACTGCCTGGATGTTCTCTTCTACCGTCATCTTGCGGAAGATAGAGGCCTCTTGCGGCAAGTAGCCTAGGCCCAGGCGTGCCCGTTTATGGATGGGCAAGTGCGTGATGGTTTCACCGTCCAGCAGGATTTGGCCAGCTTCGGCCGCGATCAGGCCTACCACCATGTAGAAACTGGTGGTTTTACCCGCGCCGTTGGGGCCTAGCAAACCGATGACTTCACCGCTGGCGATGTCCATCGAGACATCCCGCACCACAGTGCGCTTCTTGAAGGTTTTTTTCAGGTGCTGGATGCTCAGCCGGCTTTGGCTCATGGTTTTTCCTGCGGCTGAAGGATGATGGTGACACGGCCGCTGCCATTGCTGGCACTCTGGCCTTTGACCTGGTAGATCTCGGTGACGGTGTTGTAGCTGATCTGTTCGCCGTTCACGATATCCTTGCCACGCTTGACCTGGGCTTTACCGGTAAGAATGACGGTGTTGTTGGCCGAGTCGTAGTCCACGCGGCTGGCGTTGCCGTCCACGAATTCGTTCTTGCCGTCCAGTTTCTGGCGGAAGTACACCGGGCTGCCGGTTGCCAGCAGTTTCTGGCGGCCACTGGCATCTTGTGTGGCGACGGTTTTTTGCGCGCGCAGGTTCAGCGTACCCTGGGTAATGATGACATTGCCCTCAAATACATTGATACCTTGCTTTTGATCGAGTGATGCGCTGTCGGCATTGACTTCGATAGGTTTGCTGCTGTCGGCTTTTTCGGCAAATACCGGGTTGCATACGGTGCCGAGTGCCAGCAACAGCATCAGGCTATGGCGCATAGGAAATCCTTACTTGAGATAGCAGTTTCAGCTGCCCGGCCGGGTGATTGTAGTAAAAGCCAACAGCATTGATGCGCGACTGGCCATCGTCGATCGTCACGGGCGCCCGGTTGCTGAGAATGCCGCTTTGGCTATTGACCAGCAGTGACGGCGTTTGCAAATGAACAGCGGCCTGTTGGCCGTACGGCTGGCGCAGCACGTTCACATGGCCATCAAACTGCCCCAGGCCGGTACTGCGGGCGTATCGCCCCTGGTCAGAGCGCAGGGTGTAGTCCAGTAGCCCCTGGCGGAACTGTTTCAGGTCGGGTTGCTGCATGTACACCAGCTCGGTTTGCGGTAGCTTCCACATTTTGCTGGCGTTCAGGCGTTGCACAGGTACGCCTTGCTCGTCAAAGCGGGTGATCTTGAGCTGCTCAATGGTGTACTCGGGCTGCGACGGGTCGAGTTGGTGTTGTTCGGGCGAGCGCCATTGCGTGAGCACATTCAGCCAGAACGACAGCAGGCCCAGAGCCAGCATCAGCCCAAGGGGAAACAGTTTGGCGGCACGGTTCATTCGAGGTAGCTGGCCATGACGCGGTCAAAGTTGCCCTGGGCTTGCATGATGAGCTCGCACAGCTCGCGCACGGCGCCACGGCCACCACGGTTGCCTGTGACAAAGTGGGCGTGCTGGCGGACAAAACTGGGCGCATCCGGTACGGCAACGGCCAACCCGACGCGGCTCATTACCGGCAGGTCGATCACGTCGTCGCCGATATAGGCGCAGTCTTCAGCGGCGATACCGGTTTTGGCCAGCAGGTCGGCAAAGGCGGTGCGTTTGTCGTGCACGCCTTCGTAGTAGTGGTCTATGCCCAGGCCGCGTACGCGGTGTGCCACGCTGGGGGCGGCACGGCCGGTGATGATGGCCAGCTGTACGCCGGTGGCTTGCAGCATTTTCAGGCCGTGGCCATCCAGCGTATTGAAAGCTTTGAATTCTTCGCCACTGGCAGTAATGAAAATGCGGCCGTCGGTGAGCACGCCGTCTACGTCCAGGATCAGCAGGCGGGTGCGTTTGGCCAGGTCAGTCATTTTTTGCATGGTAATCCTTACACCACGCCTGCCTTGAGCAGGTCGTGCATATTCAGTGCGCCAATCAGCGCGCCGCTGCTGTCTACCACCAGCAGGCCGTTGATCTTGCGCAGCTCCATTTCCTTGGCTGCTTCGGCCGCCAGCAGGTTGGCCGCAATGGTGCGGGGCTGCTTGCCCATGACGTCGTCGATGGTGAGGCCGGCCAGGTCCAGCGAATGATCCAGCGTACGCCGCAAGTCGCCATCGGTAAAGATGCCCGCCAGGCGGCCGTCTTTGTCCAGTACCGCCGTCATGCCCAGGCCTTTGCGGGTCATTTCCAGCAGGGCGTCTTTCAACGACGCGCCACTGTGTACCACCGGCAGGGCATCGCCACTGTGCATCACGTCGCTGATGTGTACCAGCAGGCGGCGGCCCAGGCTGCCACCGGGGTGGGACAGGGCAAAGTCTTCCGGTTTGAAATCGCGTGCGTCCAGCAGGGTTACCGCCAGGGCATCGCCCATAGCCAGTGCCGCGGTGGTGCTGGTAGTGGGTGCCAGGCCCAGGGTACAGGCTTCCTTGTCTACCGCCACGTCCAGATGCACATTGGCTTCTTGCGCCAAGGTAGATTGTGGGCGGCCGGTCATGGCAATGATGGCGATCCCCTTGCGTTTGAGCGCAGGCAGCAGGGCGATGATTTCGTCGCTTTCGCCCGAGTTGGACAGCGCCAGAATGACATCACGCGTGGTGACCATGCCCAAATCGCCATGGGCGGCTTCGGCAGGGTGCATGAAGAAAGACGGCGTGCCTGTACTGGCCAGCGTGGCGGCGATCTTGCGGCCAATATGGCCGGACTTGCCGATGCCGGTGACGATCACCCGGCCCGGGCAGGCCAGTACCAGGTCGATGGCGGCCAGGAAGGCGTCGCCCAGGCGCTGTGCCATGCTGACGATGGCATCCGCTTCGATGTGTAGCACCTCGCGCGCCAGCGCCAGCTGCTGTTGTTTTTGCTCAATATCCATAGTCA is a window encoding:
- the lptB gene encoding LPS export ABC transporter ATP-binding protein encodes the protein MSQSRLSIQHLKKTFKKRTVVRDVSMDIASGEVIGLLGPNGAGKTTSFYMVVGLIAAEAGQILLDGETITHLPIHKRARLGLGYLPQEASIFRKMTVEENIQAVLEVAGLSGEALDNELQLLLDDLNIGHLRETNAMALSGGERRRVEIARVLATKPRFILLDEPFAGVDPIAVIDIQKIISFLKERGIGVLITDHNVRETLRICDRAYIISEGRVLASGLPDELVNNEQVRQVYLGEHFHL
- the lptA gene encoding lipopolysaccharide transport periplasmic protein LptA is translated as MRHSLMLLLALGTVCNPVFAEKADSSKPIEVNADSASLDQKQGINVFEGNVIITQGTLNLRAQKTVATQDASGRQKLLATGSPVYFRQKLDGKNEFVDGNASRVDYDSANNTVILTGKAQVKRGKDIVNGEQISYNTVTEIYQVKGQSASNGSGRVTIILQPQEKP
- the lptC gene encoding LPS export ABC transporter periplasmic protein LptC, whose protein sequence is MNRAAKLFPLGLMLALGLLSFWLNVLTQWRSPEQHQLDPSQPEYTIEQLKITRFDEQGVPVQRLNASKMWKLPQTELVYMQQPDLKQFRQGLLDYTLRSDQGRYARSTGLGQFDGHVNVLRQPYGQQAAVHLQTPSLLVNSQSGILSNRAPVTIDDGQSRINAVGFYYNHPAGQLKLLSQVRISYAP
- the kdsC gene encoding 3-deoxy-manno-octulosonate-8-phosphatase KdsC, producing the protein MQKMTDLAKRTRLLILDVDGVLTDGRIFITASGEEFKAFNTLDGHGLKMLQATGVQLAIITGRAAPSVAHRVRGLGIDHYYEGVHDKRTAFADLLAKTGIAAEDCAYIGDDVIDLPVMSRVGLAVAVPDAPSFVRQHAHFVTGNRGGRGAVRELCELIMQAQGNFDRVMASYLE
- a CDS encoding SIS domain-containing protein — its product is MEQKQQQLALAREVLHIEADAIVSMAQRLGDAFLAAIDLVLACPGRVIVTGIGKSGHIGRKIAATLASTGTPSFFMHPAEAAHGDLGMVTTRDVILALSNSGESDEIIALLPALKRKGIAIIAMTGRPQSTLAQEANVHLDVAVDKEACTLGLAPTTSTTAALAMGDALAVTLLDARDFKPEDFALSHPGGSLGRRLLVHISDVMHSGDALPVVHSGASLKDALLEMTRKGLGMTAVLDKDGRLAGIFTDGDLRRTLDHSLDLAGLTIDDVMGKQPRTIAANLLAAEAAKEMELRKINGLLVVDSSGALIGALNMHDLLKAGVV